A single region of the Triticum dicoccoides isolate Atlit2015 ecotype Zavitan chromosome 2B, WEW_v2.0, whole genome shotgun sequence genome encodes:
- the LOC119365424 gene encoding protein FORGETTER 1-like, with amino-acid sequence MAGGSSSPSPASALIQVRCAGCRGVLAVAPGMTEFICPKCQMAQRLPPQLMPNPSSSTPSPPKSSAAPAPALPAPPQPRKRASQAAQTSQAHGVDPTKIQLPCVRCQAVLNVPHGLTNFRCPQCGVDLAVDLSKLQNFLTAASNGAPPASVPVPPTFLPVLPPGMPQPPQLVAVTTTVPIGLPTTEPPEEINEVAIDVERDEDEGGTVGETFTDYRPPKLSLGLPHPDPVVETSSLSAVQPPEPTYELNIMDELDQTKTLSCLQIETIVYACQRHLHHLPTGDRAGFFVGDGAGVGKGRTIAGLIWENWQQGRHKAVWVSVGSDLKYDARRDLDDVGAKCVQVHPLNKLPYSKLDSKAIGIKNGVIFVTYSSLIASSERGRSRLQQLVQWCGHEFDGLIVFDECHKAKNLIPDAGSQPTRTGKAVLEIQEKLPEARVVYCSATGASEPRNLGYMVRLGLWGDGTSFQDFPQFLGALEKGGVGALELVAMDMKARGMYVCRTLSYKGADFDTVEAPLEERMTNMYGKAAEFWADLRLELLSAGEISGEEKGVSNQIWRLYWSSHQRFFRHMCMSAKVPAVVKLAKEALAENKCVVIGLQSTGEARTEEAVTKYGVEMEDFVSGPRELLLKLVEENYPLPPKPDTFQQGEEKVTEIQRKRHSPQDVSFKGRVRKVAKMEDVSDDDSGDYSPSESSDHESSESDEEFHMCQICNSEEEKSLLLNCSGCSLRVHPSCLTPPWTGMLTDDWSCYSCKKIEGQEMEHDANVADFSKRYDSAVERKLKILDVIRSLDLPNNPLDDIIDQLGGPDKVAEITGRRGMLIRASDGKGVIYQARNAKEVSMEMINMHEKQQFMDDKKLIAIISEAGSAGVSLHADRRAKNQRRRVHVTLELPWSADRAIQQFGRTHRSNQTSAPQYRLLFTNLGGEKRFASIVAKRLESLGALTQGDRRAGPSLSAFNYDSTYGKKALTMVYRGIMEQDSFPVVPPRCSDNQASIEEFITEAKVALVSVGIIRDATVCNGKVAGKLSGRIVDADMHDVARFLNRLLGLAPDIQNRLFDLFISILDVVLHNARREGQLDSGIVDIKGKNIELKEPPKTVHVDSLSGATTILFTFTIDRGVTWESAKAMLDGRENDGAGSSNDGFYESKREWMGRRHFTLALEGSTEGIYKIIRPAIGEALREMPLSELKGKYRKVSSIDKVSKGWQDEYDVSSKQCMHGSKCKVGSYCTVGRRLQEFNILGGLILPVWGTIEKALAKQVYQNHKRIRVVRLVTTNDNQRIVGLFIPNAAVESVLTGLQWVQDIND; translated from the exons ATGGCCGGCGGCTCCTCCTCCCCCTCGCCGGCCTCCGCGCTCATCCAGGTCCGCTGCGCGGGCTGCCGCGGCGTCCTCGCCGTCGCCCCCGGCATGACGGAGTTCATCTGCCCCAAGTGCCAGATGGCGCAGCGGCTGCCCCCGCAGCTCATGCCCAATCCCTCCTCCTCCACGCCTTCCCCGCCCAAATcctccgccgcccccgcccccgccctccCCGCTCCGCCGCAGCCCCGGAAGCGGGCGTCGCAGGCGGCACAGACGTCGCAGGCGCATGGGGTGGACCCCACGAAGATCCAGCTCCCCTGCGTGCGCTGCCAGGCCGTCCTCAACGTGCCCCACGGCCTAACCAACTTCCGCTGCCCGCAGTGCGGGGTCGACCTCGCCGTGGACCTCTCCAAGCTCCAGAACTTCCTCACCGCCGCCAGCAACGGCGCGCCCCCAGCGTCAGTCCCCGTGCCCCCGACGTTCCTCCCGGTGTTGCCGCCAGGCATGCCGCAGCCGCCACAGCTGGTTGCTGTCACGACAACAGTCCCTATTGGGCTGCCCACCACAGAGCCGCCCGAGGAGATCAATGAG GTTGCAATTGATGTTGAGCGCGATGAAGATGAAGGTGGTACCGTCGGCGAAACTTTCACTGACTAT AGGCCTCCCAAACTATCTCTTGGTCTGCCTCATCCGGATCCGGTAGTAGAGACTTCTTCGCTGTCAGCTGTACAACCTCCTGAACCGACTTATGAGTTGAACATCATGGATGAGTTGGATCAAACTAAGACATTATCTTGCTTACAAATCGAGACAATAGTTTATGCTTGTCAG CGGCACCTTCATCATCTCCCTACTGGTGATAGAGCAGGTTTTTTTGTTGGTGATGGTGCTGGTGTTGGTAAGGGCCGGACAATTGCTGGATTAATCTGGGAAAATTGGCAACAGGGAAGGCATAAGGCAGT GTGGGTATCGGTTGGTTCTGACTTGAAGTATGATGCTCGAAGAGATTTAGATGATGTTGGTGCAAAATGCGTGCAAG TGCATCCTTTAAATAAGCTACCATATTCTAAGCTAGACTCGAAGGCCATTGGGATAAAGAATGGCGTAATTTTTGTAACTTACAGCAGCTTGATAGCATCATCCGAGAGAGGCCGTTCTCGTTTGCAGCAACTAGTCCAATGGTGTGGACATGAGTTTGATGGTCTCATAGTGTTCGATGAG TGCCACAAGGCCAAAAATCTGATTCCTGATGCAGGGAGCCAGCCCACCCGCACTGGTAAAGCAGTTCTTGAGATCCAG GAAAAGTTACCTGAGGCCCGTGTTGTTTACTGCTCAGCAACTGGTGCATCAGAACCACGGAATTTGGGCTATATGGTTCGACTCGGACTCTGGGGGGACGGAACATCATTTCAGGATTTTCCGCAATTTTTAG GTGCTCTTGAGAAAGGTGGTGTGGGTGCCCTTGAACTTGTTGCCATGGACATGAAAGCTAG GGGTATGTATGTCTGTCGTACACTAAGTTATAAGGGGGCAGATTTTGATACTGTGGAGGCTCCTCTTGAGGAAAGAATGACG AATATGTATGGAAAGGCAGCCGAATTCTGGGCGGACTTGCGCCTTGAGCTCCTATCAGCAGGTGAAATCTCTGGAGAAGAGAAAGGTGTTTCAAATCAAATATGGCGGCTATATTGGTCCAGTCATCAG CGTTTCTTCAGGCATATGTGCATGTCTGCGAAGGTCCCTGCTGTTGTGAAGTTGGCTAAGGAGGCTTTGGCTGAGAACAAATGTGTGGTGATTGGTCTTCAGAGTACTGGAGAGGCTCGAACAGAGGAAGCTGTCACAAAATAT GGTGTTGAAATGGAAGACTTTGTTTCTGGTCCCCGGGAGCTTCTTCTGAAGCTGGTGGAAGAAAATTACCCTTTACCTCCAAAACCTGATACTTTTCAGCAAG GTGAAGAAAAAGTCACGGAGATCCAGCGTAAGCGGCATTCTCCACAAGATGTATCTTTTAAAGGGCGAGTTAGGAAAGTAGCAAAAATGGAAGATGTGAGCGATGATGATAGTGGTGACTATTCTCCAT CTGAGTCATCAGACCATGAATCATCAGAATCGGATGAGGAGTTCCACATGTGTCAAATCTGCAACTCAGAGGAG GAGAAGAGTCTATTGCTCAATTGCTCTGGTTGTTCTCTACGTGTTCATCCTAGCTGTCTGACACCACCTTGGACTGGTATGTTGACTGATGATTGGTCATGCTACTCATGTAAGAAGATAGAAGGCCAGGAAATGGAGCATGATGCTAATGTAGCTGATTTTTCAAAGAG GTATGACTCCGCAGTAGAGAGAAAGTTGAAGATTTTGGATGTCATACGTTCCTTGGATCTCCCTAATAATCCTCTGGATGATATCATTGATCAG CTAGGGGGGCCTGACAAGGTCGCAGAAATAACTGGACGACGTGGTATGCTAATAAGAGCTTCAGATGGAAAAGGCGTTATTTATCAGGCGCGGAACGC GAAAGAAGTCTCAATGGAGATGATCAATATGCATGAAAAGCAGCAGTTCATGGATGACAAAAAACTAATTGCAATTATATCTGAAGCGGGATCAGCTGGTGTTTCCCTACATGCTGACAGAAGGGCAAAAAACCAG AGAAGGAGAGTACATGTAACACTAGAACTCCCCTGGAGTGCAGACCGTGCAATACAGCAGTTTGGGAGAACACATCGCTCTAATCAAACATCTGCACCACAATATAG GCTTCTTTTTACAAATCTTGGTGGTGAAAAGCGATTTGCATCAATTGTGGCAAAAAGACTCGAGTCTCTTGGAGCTTTAACACAAGGCGATCGCAG GGCTGGGCCTTCTCTAAGTGCTTTCAACTACGATAGCACTTATGGGAAAAAGGCGCTAACCATGGTGTATAGGGGAATAATGGAGCAG GATTCTTTTCCAGTTGTTCCTCCGAGGTGTTCTGACAACCAGGCCAGCATCGAAGAATTCATTACTGAGGCAAAGGTTGCTCTAGTATCAGTTGGAATTATAAGGGATGCCACAGTAT GCAATGGTAAAGTTGCAGGGAAGCTTTCTGGTCGTATTGTTGATGCAGATATGCATGACGTTGCTCGCTTCCTTAACCGCCTTCTGGGATTGGCTCCTGACATCCAGAATAG GTTGTTTGATCTCTTTATAAGCATACTTGATGTTGTCCTTCACAATGCACGAAGAGAAGGGCAGCTGGATTCTGGAATTGTTGATATTAAGGGTAAGAATATTGAATTGAAAGAGCCACCAAAG ACCGTTCATGTTGATAGCTTGTCTGGTGCTACAACAATACTGTTTACTTTCACCATTGATAGGGGAGTTACCTGGGAG TCGGCAAAGGCAATGCTTGATGGAAGAGAGAATGATGGTGCTGGTTCTTCCAATGATGGGTTTTATGAGTCCAAAAGGGAATGGATGGGGAGAAGACACTTCACTCTAGCTCTTGAAGG CTCAACTGAAGGAATATACAAGATAATTCGACCTGCTATTGGTGAAGCATTAAG GGAGATGCCTTTAAGTGAACTGAAGGGCAAGTACAGGAAGGTGTCATCAATAGACAAAGTTAGCAAAGGTTGGCAGGATGAATATGATGTTTCATCGAAACAG TGTATGCATGGATCCAAATGCAAAGTTGGGAGCTACTGTACAGTAGGAAGAAGGCTGCAGGAGTTTAACATTTTGGGTGGTCTGATACTTCCAGTGTGGGGCACAATTGAGAAGGCCCTAGCTAAACAG GTTTATCAAAATCACAAAAGAATACGTGTTGTCCGTCTAGTGACAACGAATGACAATCAGCGGATTGTTGGACTATTCATTCCGAATGCAGCAGTGGAGTCAGTACTAACAG GCTTGCAATGGGTCCAAGATATTAATGATTGA